From the Pithys albifrons albifrons isolate INPA30051 chromosome 27, PitAlb_v1, whole genome shotgun sequence genome, the window CCTCCGTTGTCTTCCTGGTGAGAGGGGTGGTGGGGGCttctcacagcagcaccaggatcCTGCCCAGGCTGACCCTGAGTGGGGACTGTGGCAGGATGAGCCCACGACAGGGATGGACCCACAAGCCCGACGGTTCCTGTGGGAGCGCATCCTCGGTGTCATCCGGGATGGTCGGTCCGTGGTACTCACATCCCACAGGTGAACCCCCATCTGGGGTCTGCAGCCCCCACAAAGGGCAGGCAACCCCTCTGACCCTGGGAATCCTATAGAGGGgagctccccctgccctgggggtctCACACATGCTCCCCCAGCATGGAGGAGTGCGAGGCGCTCTGCACCAGAATGGCCATCATGGTAAACGGCCGGTTCCGCTGCCTGGGCAGTGTCCAGCACCTCAAGAACAGGTATCGAGGGGTGGAGAGGTCGGGGGGttccctgtggctgtggctggtGCCCGCAGCAGTGTCCCCTCTCCCCGCAGGTTTGGGGACGGGTACACGGTGGTGGTGCGGGCGGGGGGCCCCGGACCAGCGGCGGTGCAGGCCCTGCTGCAGCGACACTTCCCCAGCATCGTGCTGCGGGAGCGCCATGGGGGGCTGCTGAGGTACCACCTGCCCGCCCGCACCGCCCCTCTGGCAACCATCTTCAGCCTCCTGGCTGCCCACCGCGGCCCCTGCCACATCGAGGACTACTCAGTGTCCCAGACCACCCTTGACCAGGTGACGGGGGACACACGTGTGAGGGTGTGCTGCTGGGGTCCTGCATCACTGTCTCTCATCGTGCCATCCCTGCAGGTCTTCGTGCACTTTGCACAGGAGCAGAACGATGGGGACCCTGGGGAGGCCATGGCCCCAGAGCAGGATGTGGCCCCTAACCCCGGGAGGAGGCTGAGCACGTTCCTGGAGGATGACAGCTACCAGGAGAGCGCTGTCTGAGTGGGGAATGGTGCCCCATggacccccccagcccccccctTGGTCATCACCACTTCACAACTCGGGGGCACAGGGCTTTGGACCCCCGCAGCTGCACGGGGGAGGCCtgggcacatcctgtccctgctggcatGGTGTCACCATCCCACAGGACAGGGGatgctgggaaggggcagagcgCCACGGCAGGGCTGGCCCTGGATCCCTGCAGGTGAtgccctgtggggtgggggCTGAGATGGATGGGGGGGTCCGGGGCTGGCCCTGTGACCACCCCACTGCTCCCACGACCCCCGCTGCTCCCCAGCGGAGCCGAGCTTGTTGTAACTGAGCAATTCAATAAATACTCGCGGTACTGCTGGGGGGCCTGATCGCCCTCACCACCAACACGACCCCAACGCAGAGatcagagagcagagcagggtcacAGATGAACACACAGATCCTCCGGGGCGCGTTTGGGGTTCCCCTCAACCTGATGCTGGGGCTGGTACTCCCCGTGCCGCATCTCGGGGGTCCAAAAGGGTGGTCTCGGGAGAGGGATTAAAGACCACGCAGAGCGAAAAATATGGAACGCTTCACGAATTTGCGTGTCATCCTTGCGCAGGGGCCATGCTAATCTTCTCTGTATCGTTCCAATTTTAGTATATGTGCTGCCGAAGCGAGCACGAACTGCCCCACTCCCGCAGCGCTATTTAAACCCTTTTAATTTGAGAATTTTAAAGTAATGGCGACTACCGCCAGAGCGACCCTCGCCTTTCCTCTCCTAGTCACGATGTGTTGTTGGGTTCTTTACTGTAAGTCTTAGTTTTACCAGGAAATTTTTTGGCCTTCTCGCGGCCGATGCGCCTCGCGCGGAGCATGTCGGGACCGCTCTTAATTTGCATATGGGGCGGGGCGCGGCCGGCTCGTGTCCTCCAACGTCCCGTCGTGCCGCTGGGCGCGCTCGCGCGCATGCGCGGAGTCGCGGTTGCCGGCGGGGGGGAAGATGGCGGCGGAGCGCTGAGGGACGGGACGGGAGAGGCAGGACCGAACGGAACTGAACCGAACCTCCCGCCGCACCGAGGGACCCTCATGGCCCCGGGGCCGGCCCAGCAGCCGCCTCCCCGCTGCGCCTGCTTGGGCCGCCACAGCGCCCGAGCCGCGCTGAGCGCCCAGGCCTGACTCGCCGGGCCTGACCCGTCGTCGCCCCGAGGCGTGTGCGCCGGGCCGGGGAGAGGGGACGGGGGCAGCGGTTCCAGCTCGCCCCGCCGAGGAGCAGCGTCCGCTCCGGGCTCGGCCCCGCCGTCAGGATGTCCGAGAACCAGCCGAACGCCAACAACCACCACCCGGCCAACAACACCGGGGCCGCCGGCGGCAACAACCGGGGCGTCCGCAACCCCAACCTCAACCAGAACCCCCTGATCAACGTGCGCGACCGCCTCTTCCACGCGCTGTTCTTCAAGATGGCAGTGACCTACGCGCGCCTCTTTCCACCCTCCTTTCGCCGCGTCTTCGAGTTCTTCGTCCTCCTCAAGGTGAGGGGCGGCTCCTCCTGCCCCGGCGCAGCCGGGCTGAGGGCAGGAATTTCCTTAGAAAGTTGTGGCTCTGCTGGAGGTCCCAGCCTGTGTTTGGGCCGCACACAGCAAGCTGTCCGCAGAGCTCCCGTGGGCCCCTCCTACGTGGGAGACAGGAGTAGTTTATCGATCCCGGTGGTCCCTGCACTCCCGAGCTCTGGTTCCAGATCTGTAAATCTGAAGGAAATCCCCGAGCCAGCTCGCTGGGCAGCCAGGCTGGCGCGGGGCAGGTCCAGGGATGTGGGCTGAAGGTATTTCACTTTCTGTTTCCAAGGAATCACGCTTTTTGGATACGTGGCACACATGGCATACTGGGTTCTTGGAGTTTTGCTGGAGTCTTATCTTTTCTGAAAGCAGTTAAAGTACAGCCCTGTTCTAACCCTGCTttttcagcagtgccagggcagtgtcacagctctgtgccctgggtgaaccctcctgcctgctctgggtgaTGGGGCCCTCCAGAGGGGCCTGTCAGTGTCCAGGGGTGAACTGCCCATAGGTTAAATCCTTCTCTGTGAATTCTAGGATGGGAAATTTGATTAAGAGGAAGGGGAGAGCATCTTGCTAGGCCACAGCAGCACCCTTCTGCTCTGGGTTTTCACCATTCAGCACGAAAACATTTACCACAACTTGTCTCATACTGCACAGATACATTTTCTACCCTCACAAGAAATGTTATGGGTTTTCACATTCCTGTTCCCTGTCCCACTGGtccagctggatcccagcaGACAAACTGTGATGGGAATGGTGCTAAAGATGCAGCagttgggcagagcagctgggagcCATTcatgctgcttctgcctctgatCCCAGGTCtcctggggaagaaaaaggattCCCAGGGCTCTGTGGAGTGCTCTGCCCATGGGGTCAGGGGTCAGGAGCCTCCagcctgctctgggctctgctctggccACTTGGCAGAAGGGTCTGTGGTCCCATCCAGAGCTCCTGCAACCAAGGAGGTGGCTCTGCTTTACCTTCCCTCACATGCCCCTGTGCAGttcctctgcagagggatgttTACCAGCTTGTTTGTTCAGCACAATTAGGTCAGGACAGCTGGGTTgatgaggagggagcagctcggggtgggtgggaagggaagtcTGAGCTCAGCGGTACCGCTTGCTGTGCCAGCCATGCTTGGAGCTCTGAACTTTGGACGTTGTGCAGAGTTGCTGTCTGTGCTCCAGGGAACCAGTTTTATTAGTCCACTCTGCTTTGCTGTGGTTTGTTCTGGGGTTGAGGGAGGGCAGAAAGCTGTTTGacctccctggggcagggcctgTTCCTCGCAGCGACAGGTCTGCTATGGGTTTGGGTCATCCTGCCCTCAGAGGGGTTGGGTTTGGGAGAGGTTTGCTTTATTCTACCTTTGTAAAGCTGGGCAGTCTTCTCTGGGCTTCACCAGGAAACTCTTTGTGCTGAGGAGAGAAGGGTTGGAAGCCATTGatgcatttccatttcttttagtGTGCCTTGTAGCCTCATTCCACATTGGTGCTGTGTGTGGTTGATTTTGGGGATGGTTGCAGGACCTGTGCTTCCAGCAGGACACATGAGCTGCACGGGGGGTCAAGGGCTCATGAACAGGAGCAGATggttcctgctgcctttggtgTGTTCCTTGCTGAAGCTGCTGTGGTCTGGCCCCTGTGTTGTTGATGCAGCGAAGCACTGAAGCTCTTGTCCACTTGCCAGTCCACTTGTCAAAATTATTCTGGTGTTGTATGGGCCAAGAGGAGCTGGTGATAACTGGGGAGGCTGCACCCAGGCTGAGGGTGGCTGGGCTGATGGTCTCTGCCTTATCTCCTGCCCTGCAGGCTCTCTTTGTGCTCTTCATCCTGGCCTACATCCACATTGCCTTCTCCCGCTCGCCCATCAACTGCCTGGAGCACGTGCGGGACAAGTGGCCCCGCGACGGCATCTTGCGGGTGGAAATCCAGCGCAACTCCAGCCGAGCCCCCATCTTCCTGCAGTTCTGTGGGGTTGAGAAGTTCCCAGGAATGGTGGTTGAATCCacagctgaggaagaggaggaggaagaggaagaaatgaCTGTGGACATGTTTGAAAACAGCTCTATCAAGGTCAGGACATGctccctgtgtgcagcagagaggggaGCTTGGGTGTTGGGTTGGGGAGGAGTGGTTGGTTGTAAATGAAGTCCCTGTGTGATCCCTCAGTCTCCTGGAAACACAGTGGGTTCCTTGGCTGCTCCTGAATCCCAGTGTTGGCTTCTGATGGTTTAATACAGAATGTAAAGCCTGAGAAAGTGGTGGTGGAGGCCTCTGTGGTGACAGAGGGACCATGTCAGGTGGGAGGTGAAGAGGCTGCTGATGTGACTTTCCCTGCCTTGATTTTCCAACAGTTTGAGCTGGATATCGAGCCCAAGGTGTTCCTCAAGCCATCCCGGGTGAGCAGCACTGAGCTGCCCCACAACGACAGCCAGGAGTTCTCGTTTAGTGACACAGCCACTAAAGGTATGCAGCCTCTGCGGGAGACTGTGTCCGAGTTTGAGATGCTAGCCCGAGCAGGTAATCACACCTTCACTGCTacctctgcttctccttcctcccccctTCATCCTCCCCGCTCATCCCATCCTGGCTCCTCGGGGCACCTGCACAGTGACCTTCAATGTCTTCCCAATGTGTTCACTGGGGCTTAATTCTGTCAGTACTAACAGCAGACCCACAGCAAGCTCTGCCTGGAGGCTGGAGGGCATTGAGGGGAGGCTGGGCTAGAAAATTTGCCAGACCAAGAGTCTTCAGATGAACCACAGGCAAACAAGGGCTCTTGGTCTGGCAGTACATTTCTGTGGGGTTGGTGTCAGGTGTCTCAGGTGAGCCTGAACACCCCTGATCTGAGCCATTCGCTGTCACCTGGATCTGCAGGGATGCCCTGACAGTGACACTCCTCCTCACATGAACAGGGTTTGGGCCATGTTCTGAGTTGTGAGCCAACAGCAGCACTTGGAGCAGCCAATTTGCCACAATTAATTAATCCTGAAAGCCACTGAGTGGGTTTCAGTGGATTGCGATACTGCCCTGCCATTCCATGTGGGTGTTGCCCGGCCTTATCCCGCCCTGTTCCTGCCTGACCTAAGCTGCTCAAACCTCATAAACTCCAAAGGGGGATTTAGTGGCtttgtattatttaaaatgGAATTCCAGTGTTGAAAACTTCCATTTCTCATGGCTAAGGGAGGAAATCTGCTAAGGaatatttatgttaaaataGAGATGTGGAATTGAATTGTTTGCCTTTTTCCACAAATTCTGcaaaaattttgcctttttcacCCCCACTGTTGTCCCTGGAAAGGCTGGAATTCTTTGCTATGCAGACACACTGAGGCTGTGCCTTGGAGGAGGCGGAGACCTGTTCCTTGGTCTTGCAGTGGATTTGCTTGATGCTGATCCAGAGCTCGTTAGTCCTGAATTAAAGATCATTAAGACTGGTGTTTTTGGTGCAGGACCTTTATTGCTGGTGCTTGGGTTCTGAGGAGAGTCACATtgtgctgtggtgctggtggggtGACCCTTGGTTTGCCAAATGCCTGGTTGGAAATGATCCagaaaaggggagggagaggatcAAGCTGTTTCCCAGATTAGTTAAAACATTCGTCTCTTCAAATTGGTCCCAAATTCctggttttattgttttttccaGGTTTCTTGAGCATTAAGTGCATCAAATTTGACGTTTAGTCAGAATATTTTAccatgggaaaatattttctgatacaGAGGAAGTAATTATTTGTTAGTATTTAAATGCTTGACTTCCTTTTGAGCTTAAAGCTGTTTATAAtggaaacaaaagacaaaaccaacaGCCCAGCCCATGTTTGCTGCCCGAGAAGGGGATCAGGGGCGGTATCTCTGTCAGTGCTGTGTCAAGTGTGTCTCTGTTAAGTTCTTGTGTCCCTTTAACTGTCGCTGTggtgccaggagctgcctgaCAGCTGTCTCCTCCCTCCTGGAGATACACCCTGACAGTCTGAAAGAGCAGGGATTAAATTGCTTGGCTCCAGCTTAGCAGGAGGTTTTGTCCTTTCAGAGATGATGTAGCAAAAAGCATCTGTTTGGAACCTttcttgggaaaagaaaatataaaccaaGGGAACTTCAAGCACCACCAGTTTTGGGAAAGCTGTAATTGCTCCTGCCTTCTGTTCTGACATGTGTAATTGCAGCAGTGACCTCAGTCCCCTGGGAAGTGCAGGGCTTTTGCCTCTGAAGCGTTTACTTGGTGCTCAGCAGGTGTAAAGtggattttcctgctgtttcccaAACAACATGGGAAGCAGAAATTGAAGAGAGCAAGAACGAGTGGTTCTGGGCTTGCCAGGCACAGAGTTGGCAGGTTCTGGGCAGACCTTGAAACTGCTGCCCTGAAACTTTCCCAGAAGTCTCACATTAAGGAGTAATGTCAAGGGAATGGCCTGCAATTCAGAAGAGTTTGTATTGATTTATGTTTAACTGGGGTGAGGGGAGCCTGGAGCTCGTGTTTGCAACTGATTCCCTCTTAAAGAAtgcggagggagggagggagggagggagggagggagggagggagggagggggaacaAACCTGGAGGGGCTGTTTCTTCGTGGTGGTTGTTTGCAGACCCAGGTGCTGAGTCTCCCTGTCTCCCTCCCATCTCTCTCCCAGTGTGGCCGCAGGAGGAGTACATTGTGGAGTACTCACTGGAATATGGTTTCCTGCGCCTGTCCCAGAGCACACGGCAGCGCCTCAGCATCCCAGTCATGGTGGTGACCCTGGGTGAGTGgggaggcagcctgggcaggggcagggggctgcaggggtaGGTACCCTCTGTGCAGAGACCTTGACACTGTCTCTGGGAACTCTTTATGAAGCTGGTGGTGCTCACTTTCCACATGGGAATGTTGCTGTGTGCAGCCCATCTCCCTTTAGTAGGTCACAGCTTTCCAGGAGGAGCAGTCTGAAATGATGGAGCCTGGTTCAGTGAGCCCACATGTAATGCCCAGCACAGTTTTCTCATGGAGGAGGGAAGAGCCTCTCCCTGGCTGAACACACTGAAGCTCTGGGCTCAGTGGGGGCAGCAGCAGTACAGGGTGAGAGCAGCTGAGGACAGACTCACAGATGTGTCATGCTCTCAACATGCTTCTGTGCCTCTGGAAGCACCAGCAGATAATTTCCTTGGAACAGTGTTCTCTTCTCCTGGCATTTGCTCCATTAAAACCTGTCCAAGTCAGAAATACAGTCTCAGACCTTCTTGTGCCTATGAACTCCTGTAACTGTTAGTGCAGTGATCAGACTGAACCTCATTACTTCCTCGCAGTCAAGCTGAAGCACAACTGGATGGGGGTTTAAGCAATTTTCCTGTGCAGTAATGGGCAGTCAGGGTGAGCCCAAGAGACTGGCCAAGCTTAGAGGGCAAATGCACTTGGTGTCTATGCCAGCTCAGACAGTCCTTAAGGCCCAGCTGCCATTAGCACTTTGACAGCGTGGCTGGATCTGTGGGGAGTCACATCTTCCCTCCCAGACCTGTCCAGTTCAGCTTTACTGCCCCAGGCCCACGAGCTGGCACACGTGTCCCTTGGGGTGACGAGATGTGTGCTCACCTCACGCCTCTATGGCTCCAGGTGTGAACAGTCTGAACGGGTTTTTGTGTTCTCCCTAGACCCCACCAGGGATCAGTGCTTTGGGGACAGGTTCAGCCGCCTGCTGCTGGATGAGTTCCTGGGCTATGATGACATCCTGATGTCGAGTGTCAAAGCTTTAgctgaaaatgaggaaaacaaaggTAAGGTGTGGAGGAGTGATagcagctgcacagagcagtgggTGTCTGTTCTGTAGATGCCTGAATATCATCTTCTGACTATTGATTAATCTGTaatgcagggagcagctccttgtGTTACTGTCAAGGACAAAATGAGAGAGGCAAGGAGGGGAGAGATGTCTGGAAACCTGATTTCCTCCTGCCTCACTGCCCAGCATGACAATGAGTGCTGCCCTGAGGAtttgctccagctgctgtttctttagCAGGCACTGGAGGTTGGTTCTCACCCTGTGGGTTAATCACACCAAGCTtgtgtttgtgctttttcttcagGTTTCCTTCGCAATGTGGTGTCTGGGGAGCACTATCGCTTTGTCAGCATGTGGATGGCCAGGACGTCCTACCTGGCAGCCTTTGTCATCATGGTCATCTTCGTAAGTCACCAGGACCTGGGCAGTGCCTGGAGTCAGtcggggctgggctggtgtgGTTGGTGTAACAACATAGACCTGAGCTCTCGCCTGCTTTTAAGGTGTAGTTCGTGGAGGATCACACCCTACTCTGGGGCTTtttgcctttgattttttttttcttgaaaagttCTCAAAGTCCACTagtgaaacaaacagaaatggaGGAGATGAACTAGAATGCAGTGTTGGTTTTGTTCTCAAAAGGGACCTGCTGTTAATTTCTAAGCGTCCTTAAAGCACTGGGGCTGTCAGCACGTGGTGCAGACTTTTGTCCCCTGAGACTTTTAAGAGCAGGCCAGACTGATTTACCAGGAGTGTTCAAGATAAACCAGGTGATGATATGTGAGGTGAGGTGATCTCAGATACACATCAGACAAGATCCTAAGCAATGACTATACTGTGTTTGTAGTCTTAAGTGGCTGTGGGTGACTCCCCTTGTGTCTGGCTGTCCCACCCACTGAGGCAGCTTTGTGCACAATCACACTGTGGGCAGTGAGGAGAAACTGAGTGCAgaggtgctgggagctgcaggaggagtgGGATGGAGGATGGGAgaatccctgctcccagctctgtgggtTGGTTTGGCCCCTGCTCAAATATTCAGGATCGGTCCCTTTACAAACAAATCCTTTACTGTCTgttcccctgcagcagcacagagattAATTGCTGTTTGTGGAGCCCTAATTACTCTTTGGCAAATTGCTCTGCACACCCCCAGCTAACGAATGTGGGATGTGCAAGCCCAGGCTCGCCCAGGCCTCTGCCGCAGTGCGATTCTTAGTGactctctgcagccacagggctCTAACCtgcctcctcttctctttcctgtttCAGACTCTGTCTGTCTCGATGCTGTTGCGCTACTCACACCATCAGATCTTTGTCTTCATTGGTAAGGACCAGCTGAGGGATTTGGGTtgtgctgggcactgtgcctgctccagcacagtgTGTTGTAGAGCTGcagcaggtttaggttggaacGACCTTGACGATCATCTCGTTCCAGTCTTGCCTTTTGTTGTTTAGAAGGGTCCTACTTGTAGCTGCACAGGGAATACATCCCCCTGCACCCTGTCACTATGCTTGCCAGAGCCCTTCTGTCTGCTGATAAGTACTGGGGACAGAGGACTTGGGACAGTGGAATTGGCTGCACTGAGTGGGCAGTACTAAGGGGTGGAGGGTTCCTTGCCCCCACGTTTTCTCTGCCACAGTGTTTTCCCTCTTGCAGTTGACCTGTTACAGATGCTGGAGATGAACATGACCATTGCGTTCCCTGCAGCTCCGCTCCTCACTGTTATCCTGGCTCTGGTTGGTAAGGACTTGCTTCACTGCTTCTGTCTGCAGCACATCCCTCTGGGATCTGTGGGAAGTCTTAATTCCCTGTTCCGAGCTGGCCGCGGCAGGTGGTTAGCGCAGGCTGCTCGTCATAAGGCAGAAGGCTCTGGAATTTGATGGCACAGTGAACTCCATTGTCCTTCTGGGttccctggaaaagcagcagtttatTGGTTAATCCCAGAATATGAAACTTTGTCCCTGGAGTTTGTTGCAGACTTGCACTTTGTGGCCGCATTGCATTTATacaatttgaatttaaaaagcaacaaaaccccCTGAAATCTGCTCAGGGGGAGGCAGCTGATTCCTGCCATGCAAGGGCTGCAGTCAGCAGTGGAACACACTTGGCCTTGGCTGCTACTGTAGCCAGAGCCCTGTCACCTGCTCCTGGCTCAGAGGACCCcttcccatgccctgccatgtgCTGAtgtcccctctctccccaggcATGGAGGCCATAATGTCCGAGTTCTTCAATGACACCACGACTGCATTCTACATCATCCTCATTGTGTGGCTGGCAGACCAGTACGACGCAATCTGCTGCCAAACCAACACCAGCAAGAGGCACTGGCTCAGGTAAGGGCTTGCTGT encodes:
- the TMEM259 gene encoding membralin isoform X1, with the protein product MSENQPNANNHHPANNTGAAGGNNRGVRNPNLNQNPLINVRDRLFHALFFKMAVTYARLFPPSFRRVFEFFVLLKALFVLFILAYIHIAFSRSPINCLEHVRDKWPRDGILRVEIQRNSSRAPIFLQFCGVEKFPGMVVESTAEEEEEEEEEMTVDMFENSSIKFELDIEPKVFLKPSRVSSTELPHNDSQEFSFSDTATKGMQPLRETVSEFEMLARAVWPQEEYIVEYSLEYGFLRLSQSTRQRLSIPVMVVTLDPTRDQCFGDRFSRLLLDEFLGYDDILMSSVKALAENEENKGFLRNVVSGEHYRFVSMWMARTSYLAAFVIMVIFTLSVSMLLRYSHHQIFVFIVDLLQMLEMNMTIAFPAAPLLTVILALVGMEAIMSEFFNDTTTAFYIILIVWLADQYDAICCQTNTSKRHWLRFFYLYHFAFYAYHYRFNGQYSSLALVTSWLFIQHSMIYFFHHYELPAILQQIRIQEMLLQNQQVGQGTQTTLQDNLNNNTTAAPVETGGRRAPLATGPPGEGSGSAALTPGEASSVIAAAAASVGSDLNWVAETAAIVTEASFLSDLSTTLLEPTMVHEAVANGTPQEAAATSGLVARIRVSSDHPETAVGSITIEVTSTSMVAAADAHPATGAAPLVPLQDGGASVPSHPLPKQTEALEGSDSRAKPGGKNCMGSSSVAEPPPALAGDSDQDRGLEDWGERSPCPAPAERTPSSESGSRSLS
- the TMEM259 gene encoding membralin isoform X2 produces the protein MSENQPNANNHHPANNTGAAGGNNRGVRNPNLNQNPLINVRDRLFHALFFKMAVTYARLFPPSFRRVFEFFVLLKALFVLFILAYIHIAFSRSPINCLEHVRDKWPRDGILRVEIQRNSSRAPIFLQFCGVEKFPGMVVESTAEEEEEEEEEMTVDMFENSSIKFELDIEPKVFLKPSRVSSTELPHNDSQEFSFSDTATKVWPQEEYIVEYSLEYGFLRLSQSTRQRLSIPVMVVTLDPTRDQCFGDRFSRLLLDEFLGYDDILMSSVKALAENEENKGFLRNVVSGEHYRFVSMWMARTSYLAAFVIMVIFTLSVSMLLRYSHHQIFVFIVDLLQMLEMNMTIAFPAAPLLTVILALVGMEAIMSEFFNDTTTAFYIILIVWLADQYDAICCQTNTSKRHWLRFFYLYHFAFYAYHYRFNGQYSSLALVTSWLFIQHSMIYFFHHYELPAILQQIRIQEMLLQNQQVGQGTQTTLQDNLNNNTTAAPVETGGRRAPLATGPPGEGSGSAALTPGEASSVIAAAAASVGSDLNWVAETAAIVTEASFLSDLSTTLLEPTMVHEAVANGTPQEAAATSGLVARIRVSSDHPETAVGSITIEVTSTSMVAAADAHPATGAAPLVPLQDGGASVPSHPLPKQTEALEGSDSRAKPGGKNCMGSSSVAEPPPALAGDSDQDRGLEDWGERSPCPAPAERTPSSESGSRSLS